GTAGGAAATCCTTTTTGAACCCAACGAATCATTCCATGTTTCATATTAACGACTTTATCGTAACCGTGATTAACCAAGAATCCTGCAGCTCTTAGACTTCTAGCACCGGATTTACATACTAATACTACGTCCCTGTCTTTTGGAATTTTTGTAAAATTTTCTTCAAAAACAGTTAACGGAATATTAATGATATTAGGCACATCATAAGCTAATTGTGCTACTTCATCAGCTT
This region of Flavobacterium lacustre genomic DNA includes:
- a CDS encoding rhodanese-like domain-containing protein gives rise to the protein MENQRLVKEICPTTTQDWVKNGALLVDVREADEVAQLAYDVPNIINIPLTVFEENFTKIPKDRDVVLVCKSGARSLRAAGFLVNHGYDKVVNMKHGMIRWVQKGFPTIGDTSSVMGNGGTSCCSGSSCC